Proteins from a single region of Halobaculum sp. CBA1158:
- a CDS encoding ABC transporter ATP-binding protein, with protein sequence MLHTRGLTKRFGGLTAVDDVDFELGGDELCSLIGPNGAGKTTFFNLLTGVLEPTEGTVEIRTDAARAAADDEDGWLDITDADPHAIAQLGVHRSYQVTNVFAGSTVLENVRVAAQAAAGDGRNFWRNAGRLDEHVEEAYAILDRVDLADRAEKPASALSHGAKRQLEVAVALAGDPDVLLLDEPNAGVSSESVDRVVDLIEDVATDHAVLLVEHNMDIVMEVSDRVVVLNQGAVIADDEPAAVRDDPEVQKAYLGGYEPGSGSPAGGDAGSDDTAGGDAAADSGGDGGEPA encoded by the coding sequence ATGCTGCACACGAGAGGCCTCACCAAGCGGTTCGGCGGCCTCACAGCGGTCGACGACGTGGACTTCGAACTGGGCGGCGATGAACTGTGCTCGCTCATCGGCCCCAACGGCGCTGGCAAGACGACGTTCTTCAACCTCCTGACGGGGGTGCTCGAGCCCACAGAGGGGACCGTCGAGATACGGACGGACGCCGCGCGCGCGGCGGCCGACGACGAGGACGGCTGGCTCGACATCACGGACGCGGATCCCCACGCGATCGCACAGCTCGGCGTCCACCGATCCTATCAGGTGACGAACGTCTTTGCCGGCTCGACCGTGCTCGAGAACGTCCGCGTGGCCGCCCAGGCCGCCGCCGGCGACGGGCGGAACTTCTGGCGCAACGCGGGTCGCCTCGACGAGCACGTCGAGGAGGCGTACGCGATCCTCGACAGGGTCGATCTCGCGGACCGCGCGGAAAAACCGGCCTCCGCCCTCTCTCACGGTGCGAAGCGTCAACTGGAAGTGGCCGTCGCGCTCGCGGGCGACCCGGACGTGCTGTTGCTCGACGAGCCCAACGCCGGCGTCTCCTCCGAGAGCGTCGACCGCGTGGTCGACCTCATCGAGGACGTGGCGACCGACCACGCCGTGCTCCTGGTCGAGCACAACATGGACATCGTGATGGAGGTGTCCGACCGCGTCGTCGTGCTCAATCAGGGCGCGGTCATCGCCGACGACGAACCGGCCGCCGTCCGCGACGATCCCGAGGTCCAGAAGGCGTACCTCGGCGGCTACGAGCCCGGATCGGGGTCGCCCGCCGGCGGCGACGCCGGCAGCGACGACACCGCCGGAGGCGACGCGGCCGCCGACTCCGGCGGCGACGGGGGTGAGCCCGCGTGA
- a CDS encoding helix-turn-helix domain-containing protein codes for MTRSTASEPAGSIDAPVVSATPREAARLFDALDSEACRTVVRALEDGPMTAKELQQTGDIPLSTVYRCVNELVDTPLVEETTRVSEGGHHASEYSRPVEALVVALDDESAFRGSEESVLRLTL; via the coding sequence ATGACCCGCTCGACCGCCTCCGAACCGGCCGGGAGTATCGACGCCCCGGTCGTCAGCGCCACCCCAAGGGAGGCCGCACGCCTGTTCGACGCGCTCGACAGCGAGGCGTGTCGAACGGTCGTGCGCGCTCTCGAGGACGGGCCGATGACCGCGAAGGAACTCCAGCAGACCGGCGACATCCCCCTGTCGACGGTGTACCGCTGCGTCAACGAACTGGTCGACACGCCGCTGGTCGAGGAGACGACCCGGGTGAGCGAGGGAGGACACCACGCCAGCGAGTACTCCCGACCGGTCGAGGCGCTCGTCGTCGCGCTCGACGACGAGTCCGCGTTCCGCGGATCGGAGGAGTCGGTGCTCAGATTGACCCTTTGA
- a CDS encoding ABC transporter ATP-binding protein, protein MSVDADDGEPLLAVEGIQTYYGDSHVLEGVDLEVHEGEVVALMGRNGVGKTTTIRSILQLTPPREGSIRLRGEEVVGRDTHEVAARGVGWIPEDRRMFGQLSVEENVRVAVPDADDAEAGLDLAFETFPDLRERREANAADLSGGQQQMLAIARGLVGDNDLLLVDEPSEGLAPLIVEAVAEALTEAATDTTMLLVEQNLPLALDVADRFYVLDHGTVVDDGDTADVSPDGERLRRYLSA, encoded by the coding sequence GTGAGTGTCGACGCCGACGACGGCGAACCGCTGCTCGCCGTCGAGGGGATCCAGACGTACTACGGCGACAGCCACGTGCTCGAGGGGGTCGACCTCGAGGTGCACGAGGGCGAGGTGGTCGCGCTGATGGGCCGAAACGGCGTCGGAAAGACGACGACGATCCGGTCGATCCTCCAGTTGACGCCGCCGCGAGAGGGGTCGATCCGTCTGCGTGGCGAGGAGGTCGTCGGCCGCGACACCCACGAGGTCGCCGCCCGCGGCGTCGGGTGGATCCCGGAGGACCGCCGGATGTTCGGGCAGCTCTCGGTCGAGGAGAACGTCCGCGTCGCCGTGCCGGACGCCGACGACGCGGAGGCGGGGCTCGACCTCGCGTTCGAGACGTTCCCCGACCTGCGCGAGCGCCGGGAGGCGAACGCCGCCGACCTTTCGGGCGGCCAACAGCAGATGCTCGCGATCGCCCGCGGGCTCGTCGGCGACAACGACCTGCTGTTGGTGGACGAGCCCAGCGAGGGGCTCGCGCCGCTGATCGTCGAGGCGGTCGCCGAGGCCCTGACGGAGGCCGCCACCGACACGACGATGCTGCTCGTCGAGCAGAACCTCCCGCTGGCGCTTGACGTGGCCGACCGCTTCTACGTCCTCGATCACGGCACGGTCGTCGACGACGGCGACACAGCGGACGTGAGTCCCGACGGCGAGCGACTCAGGAGGTACCTGTCGGCATGA
- a CDS encoding 3-oxoacyl-ACP synthase: MSEGDAVAGDKATGAGDAPQLSDARGSPGRTVALTGLATYVPSEVLTGEAIAAESGIPEDVIVEKMGLREKRVCPPDDDHVSDMCVAAGREALADAGVDAADLDLVLYHGSEYKDHVVWSAAADVCERLGASDAYAHESYTLCAGAPVAIRHTAAQLRVGDIDTALLVTASREEDLVDYGDEDASFMFNFGSGAAATVLEAEPAADRTRALVRESAATTDGSFSRDVVMPAGGSARPPSRETVDAGEHTLTVPDPDDMKERLADVSAPAFLSVADDALAASGYDRDAVDFLALTHMKRSFHEYLRGELGVDEDESYYLDDYGHVQSADQALALRAGLDRDRVGDGDVVLLLAAGTGYTWAATVLEWTDD; this comes from the coding sequence ATGAGTGAGGGCGACGCCGTCGCCGGCGACAAGGCCACCGGCGCAGGCGACGCCCCTCAGCTCTCCGACGCGAGGGGGTCGCCGGGGCGGACGGTCGCACTCACAGGGCTCGCGACGTACGTGCCGAGCGAGGTGCTGACCGGCGAGGCGATCGCCGCGGAAAGCGGGATCCCGGAGGACGTGATCGTCGAGAAGATGGGACTGCGCGAGAAGCGCGTGTGCCCGCCCGACGACGACCACGTCTCGGACATGTGCGTCGCCGCCGGCCGCGAGGCGCTGGCGGACGCCGGCGTCGACGCCGCCGACCTCGACCTCGTGCTCTACCACGGCAGCGAGTACAAGGACCACGTCGTCTGGTCGGCGGCCGCCGACGTGTGCGAGCGCCTGGGTGCGAGCGACGCGTACGCCCACGAGTCGTACACGCTGTGTGCGGGCGCGCCCGTCGCGATCCGCCACACCGCAGCACAGCTCCGCGTCGGCGACATCGACACGGCCCTCCTCGTCACGGCGAGCCGCGAGGAGGACCTCGTCGACTACGGCGACGAGGACGCGAGCTTCATGTTCAACTTCGGCTCGGGCGCGGCCGCGACCGTGCTGGAGGCGGAACCGGCCGCCGACCGCACTCGCGCGCTCGTCCGCGAATCCGCGGCGACCACCGACGGGAGCTTCTCACGCGACGTGGTGATGCCGGCCGGTGGGTCCGCACGGCCGCCGAGTCGAGAGACCGTCGACGCCGGCGAGCACACCCTGACCGTGCCCGACCCCGACGACATGAAGGAGCGACTCGCGGACGTGTCCGCGCCCGCGTTCCTCTCGGTCGCCGACGACGCGCTGGCGGCCTCCGGCTACGACCGCGACGCCGTCGACTTCCTCGCGCTCACCCACATGAAGCGCTCGTTCCACGAGTACCTCCGCGGCGAACTCGGCGTCGACGAGGACGAGAGCTACTACCTCGACGACTACGGCCACGTCCAGAGCGCCGACCAGGCGCTGGCGCTGCGAGCGGGCCTCGACCGCGACCGCGTCGGCGACGGCGACGTGGTCCTGTTGCTCGCGGCCGGCACGGGCTACACGTGGGCCGCGACCGTGCTCGAGTGGACCGACGACTGA
- a CDS encoding branched-chain amino acid ABC transporter permease, with protein sequence MYSVLVNSGLSAEFVALLPRIETLVVVLFFGLFAMSFDFISGYTGYLSFGHAAFYGTGAYLVVLAANGKIPMLGPETPFMLLIVLAGLAAAVVALAIGSVSFRLSGVYFAMITLGFSQVLYVFVRDWDFVSSAPRDGVAVTGSLDGFRIGVPGVDGLSVAIGQLTGDTIEGLFGFIDLSPTEVSFYAIGAVVLVCYFALQRLVHSPFGRTLIAIRENEERARAVGYNTYAYKLAAFVVSGFFAGVAGALFAGFRRSVTPENGFYFLVAGDALLASIIGGFGTIAGPLFGHLFDETVREFLSKEGGGGGLLPYLRANVGDATLATELYNGLTVAEAIDTFLNGHAALYVGLVFVLFVLYVPNGLLGTARDRMGGTLAKAVPRHVRRWLNE encoded by the coding sequence GTGTACTCGGTGCTCGTGAACTCCGGGCTGTCCGCCGAGTTCGTCGCTCTCCTGCCGCGCATCGAGACGCTCGTCGTCGTGTTGTTCTTCGGGCTGTTCGCGATGTCGTTCGACTTCATCAGCGGCTACACGGGCTACCTCTCGTTCGGCCACGCGGCGTTCTACGGCACGGGCGCGTACCTCGTCGTGCTCGCGGCCAACGGGAAGATCCCGATGCTCGGCCCTGAGACGCCGTTCATGCTGCTGATCGTGCTCGCGGGACTGGCCGCCGCGGTCGTCGCGCTCGCGATCGGGAGCGTCTCCTTCCGGCTGTCGGGCGTCTACTTCGCGATGATCACGTTAGGCTTCTCGCAGGTGCTGTACGTGTTCGTCCGCGACTGGGACTTCGTCTCCTCGGCCCCCCGCGACGGCGTCGCAGTCACGGGATCGCTGGATGGCTTCAGGATCGGTGTTCCCGGTGTCGACGGGCTCTCGGTCGCGATCGGACAGCTCACCGGCGACACCATCGAGGGGCTGTTCGGCTTCATCGACCTGTCGCCGACGGAGGTGTCGTTCTACGCGATCGGCGCGGTCGTGCTCGTGTGCTACTTCGCGCTGCAGCGGCTCGTCCACTCGCCGTTCGGGCGAACCCTGATCGCGATCCGCGAGAACGAGGAGCGCGCCCGCGCGGTCGGGTACAACACCTACGCGTACAAGCTCGCGGCGTTCGTCGTCTCGGGCTTCTTCGCGGGCGTCGCCGGGGCGCTGTTCGCGGGCTTCCGGCGGTCGGTGACGCCCGAGAACGGCTTCTACTTCCTCGTCGCCGGCGACGCCCTGCTCGCGTCGATCATCGGCGGCTTCGGCACCATCGCCGGCCCGCTATTCGGCCACCTCTTCGACGAGACGGTCCGCGAATTCCTCTCGAAAGAGGGCGGCGGCGGCGGCCTGCTGCCGTACCTCCGGGCGAACGTCGGAGACGCGACGCTGGCGACGGAGCTGTACAACGGCCTCACGGTCGCGGAGGCGATCGACACGTTCCTCAACGGCCACGCCGCGCTGTACGTCGGCCTCGTGTTCGTGCTGTTCGTCCTCTACGTCCCGAACGGGCTGCTGGGCACGGCCCGCGACCGCATGGGCGGCACGCTCGCGAAGGCCGTCCCGCGACACGTCCGGAGGTGGCTGAATGAGTGA
- the glmS gene encoding glutamine--fructose-6-phosphate transaminase (isomerizing), giving the protein MCGITACAGSDDVVDAVLTGLKNLEYRGYDSAGVATLTEEGIGVHKREGGIDRLVDVVDDSIAGRLGIGHTRWSTHGAPTDENAHPHTDCTGSVAVVHNGIIENYDELRGELSAAGHLFTSETDTEVVPHLIEAELAAGHEPEAAFRRAIDRLEGSYAIAALIDGTDAILATRRGSPLVLGVDGDRRFLASDVPSFLEFTSRVVYLHDGDVVRLATDGHEVTDADGDPVDRGIDTVDWGSEDAERDGYDHYMRKEISEQPDALERAVRGRIADDDRDVVLEDFPPGTFDGISEVHFLSCGTSHHASLYARQLLCDRGVPAHAFTAGEYATTPAPVSEETLVVAVTQSGETADTLASLRHADAAGARTLAVTNVVGSTAAREADDALFIRAGPEIGVAATKTFSSQVAVLALLVERLTEDVTGTPSDDREGMLSALRALPSHVGRVLEESTAASLAGRYGEADGRFFIGRGVAYPVAREGALKFKEITYEHAEGFAAGELKHGPLALVTRDTPVFAVFSGRHDTKTLNNVEEVRSRGAPVVAVASERNDRVLESVDECLAVPETHPDLLGVLANVQLQLVSYHVADLLDRSIDKPRNLAKSVTVE; this is encoded by the coding sequence ATGTGCGGTATCACCGCCTGCGCGGGCAGCGACGACGTTGTCGATGCCGTGCTTACCGGGCTGAAGAACCTGGAATACCGCGGTTACGACTCCGCCGGCGTCGCCACCCTAACCGAGGAGGGGATCGGCGTCCACAAGCGCGAGGGCGGCATCGACCGGCTCGTCGACGTCGTCGACGACTCGATCGCCGGACGACTCGGGATCGGCCACACCCGGTGGAGCACCCACGGCGCGCCGACCGACGAGAACGCCCACCCGCACACGGACTGCACCGGCTCGGTCGCGGTCGTCCACAACGGGATCATCGAGAACTACGACGAACTCCGCGGCGAACTGTCCGCCGCCGGACACCTGTTCACGAGCGAGACCGACACCGAGGTCGTCCCCCACCTCATCGAGGCCGAACTGGCCGCGGGCCACGAGCCCGAGGCCGCGTTCAGGCGTGCGATCGATCGACTGGAGGGGAGCTACGCCATCGCGGCGCTGATCGACGGGACCGACGCGATCCTCGCGACCCGGCGGGGCTCGCCGCTGGTGCTCGGCGTCGACGGCGACCGCCGGTTCCTCGCCAGCGACGTGCCGTCGTTCCTGGAGTTCACCTCGCGGGTCGTCTACCTGCACGACGGCGACGTCGTCCGGCTGGCCACCGACGGCCACGAGGTCACGGACGCCGACGGCGACCCCGTCGATCGAGGGATCGACACCGTCGACTGGGGCTCGGAGGACGCCGAGCGCGACGGCTACGACCATTACATGCGCAAGGAGATCAGCGAGCAGCCGGACGCGCTCGAACGCGCCGTCCGCGGCCGGATCGCCGACGACGACCGTGACGTGGTGCTCGAGGACTTCCCGCCGGGAACGTTCGACGGGATCTCGGAGGTCCACTTCCTGTCGTGCGGGACCTCCCACCACGCTTCGCTGTACGCACGCCAACTGCTCTGCGACAGGGGCGTTCCGGCCCACGCGTTCACCGCCGGGGAGTACGCCACCACGCCCGCCCCCGTCTCGGAGGAGACGCTCGTCGTGGCGGTGACCCAGAGCGGCGAGACCGCCGACACCCTGGCGTCGCTGCGTCACGCTGACGCCGCCGGCGCGCGCACGCTCGCTGTGACGAACGTGGTCGGCTCGACGGCCGCCCGGGAGGCCGACGACGCGCTGTTCATCCGGGCGGGCCCGGAGATCGGCGTCGCGGCGACCAAGACGTTCTCCTCGCAGGTGGCCGTGCTCGCGCTGCTGGTCGAGCGGCTGACCGAGGACGTCACCGGAACCCCGAGCGACGACCGCGAGGGGATGCTGTCGGCGCTCCGGGCGCTTCCCTCCCACGTGGGTCGGGTGCTCGAGGAGTCGACGGCCGCGTCGCTGGCGGGACGCTACGGCGAGGCCGACGGGCGCTTCTTCATCGGACGCGGCGTCGCCTACCCGGTCGCCCGCGAGGGCGCGCTGAAATTCAAGGAGATCACCTACGAGCACGCCGAGGGATTCGCCGCGGGAGAGCTGAAACACGGCCCGCTGGCGCTGGTCACCCGCGATACCCCGGTGTTCGCGGTGTTCTCCGGCCGCCACGACACGAAGACGCTGAACAACGTCGAGGAGGTCCGGTCGCGCGGCGCGCCCGTCGTCGCCGTCGCGAGCGAGCGCAACGACCGGGTGCTCGAGTCCGTCGACGAGTGCCTCGCGGTCCCGGAGACCCACCCGGACCTGCTGGGCGTGCTGGCGAACGTGCAGCTCCAGCTCGTGTCCTACCACGTCGCGGACCTGCTCGACCGGTCGATAGACAAGCCCCGGAACCTGGCAAAGAGCGTGACAGTAGAGTGA
- a CDS encoding winged helix-turn-helix domain-containing protein, with protein MTTDWDVIGYVISSDHRVAVLGRLAEGPATPTRVADDVELSVSHVSRAIGSLREKELVELLVPEDRRKGRVYGITSKGEEVWNDIRAKDLAE; from the coding sequence GTGACGACCGACTGGGACGTGATCGGCTACGTCATCAGCTCCGACCACAGGGTCGCGGTCCTCGGACGGCTCGCCGAGGGCCCGGCGACACCGACCCGCGTCGCCGACGACGTGGAGCTGTCGGTGTCCCACGTCTCGCGGGCGATCGGCTCCCTCCGGGAGAAGGAACTCGTCGAACTGCTCGTCCCCGAGGACCGGCGCAAGGGTCGAGTCTACGGGATCACCTCGAAGGGCGAGGAGGTCTGGAACGACATCCGTGCGAAGGATCTCGCGGAGTGA
- a CDS encoding adenylyltransferase/cytidyltransferase family protein, whose translation MREGGVPGDAASDRLDVDRVVGHVHGRFQPFHDGHLAYCEWAAGECDELLVGVTNADPAHVRSESADPDRDDPRNNPFRYHERHRMVTAALSAVDLGVPVRVLPFPINRPELWEHYAPVDALHLVRVLEDWHEIKVDRLREHGRTVHTTAAERTVSGTAIREAMAAGGRADDHDTGEGDGWRTSVPAPVAAVIDDLDGVSRVRSLYEE comes from the coding sequence ATGCGTGAGGGCGGGGTCCCGGGGGACGCCGCGTCCGACCGGCTCGACGTGGACCGCGTCGTCGGCCACGTCCACGGGCGGTTCCAGCCGTTCCACGACGGCCACCTCGCGTACTGCGAGTGGGCCGCGGGCGAGTGCGACGAACTGCTCGTCGGGGTCACCAACGCCGACCCCGCACACGTCAGGAGCGAGTCGGCGGACCCGGACCGCGACGACCCGCGGAACAACCCCTTCCGCTATCACGAGCGCCACCGGATGGTGACGGCGGCGCTGTCGGCGGTCGACCTCGGGGTTCCGGTACGCGTCCTCCCGTTCCCGATCAACCGGCCGGAGCTGTGGGAGCACTACGCCCCCGTCGACGCGCTCCACCTCGTGCGCGTGCTCGAGGACTGGCACGAGATCAAGGTGGACCGCCTCCGCGAGCACGGGCGGACCGTTCACACGACCGCGGCCGAGCGGACCGTCAGCGGGACCGCGATCCGGGAGGCGATGGCCGCCGGCGGACGCGCCGACGACCATGATACCGGTGAGGGTGACGGGTGGCGCACGTCGGTTCCGGCCCCCGTCGCCGCCGTGATCGACGACCTCGACGGCGTCTCACGCGTCCGATCGCTGTACGAGGAGTGA
- a CDS encoding branched-chain amino acid ABC transporter permease, with amino-acid sequence MSVAAAVPSLAASTLAVPSPSALPLQFADALFEFLSPSTLAEVFVRGVAEASLYVMIAAGLTLVFGLMGVLNFAHGSLTMLGAYIGGLVLVAVVGQSSGGAARLLAFGVAVVVAFGLLAALGGGVEIGLIRPIYDRPPLYQILLTFGLTLVLDEIARILVLFYGLQPSTVWQDVLGTKPQFLAASIGVGGVSASGLELFQIAFGVLTVVGVHLFLTRTRYGLFVRAGGEDSEMLSALGVDVRRVFTVVFALGTGIAGAAGVLLAWDPSWGASVPLAAETLLPAFVVVIVGGLGTFRGTIVAAVIVGMVDSSMTWWFQNFIDFTGLPEMVVFLVLVITLIVKPQGLYGVSEVGGH; translated from the coding sequence ATGAGCGTCGCCGCTGCCGTGCCGTCGCTCGCGGCGTCGACGCTTGCGGTTCCGTCGCCGTCCGCGCTCCCGTTGCAGTTCGCGGACGCGCTGTTCGAGTTCCTCTCGCCGTCGACGCTCGCGGAGGTGTTCGTGCGGGGCGTCGCCGAGGCGAGCCTCTACGTGATGATCGCCGCCGGACTGACGCTCGTGTTCGGACTCATGGGCGTGCTGAACTTCGCACACGGATCGCTCACGATGCTCGGCGCGTACATCGGCGGGCTCGTGCTCGTCGCGGTCGTCGGCCAGTCCAGCGGCGGGGCCGCCCGTTTGCTGGCGTTCGGCGTCGCCGTCGTCGTCGCGTTCGGCCTGCTCGCGGCGCTGGGCGGCGGGGTGGAGATCGGGCTTATCAGGCCGATCTACGACCGGCCACCGCTGTATCAGATCCTGCTCACCTTCGGGCTAACCCTGGTGCTCGACGAGATCGCGCGGATCCTCGTGTTGTTCTACGGGCTCCAGCCGTCGACCGTGTGGCAGGACGTGCTCGGCACCAAGCCGCAGTTCCTCGCCGCCTCGATCGGCGTCGGCGGCGTCTCCGCCAGCGGCCTGGAGCTGTTCCAGATCGCCTTCGGCGTCCTGACCGTCGTCGGCGTCCACCTGTTCCTCACCCGAACCAGGTACGGACTGTTCGTGCGGGCGGGCGGCGAGGACAGCGAGATGCTGTCGGCGCTCGGCGTCGACGTGCGCCGCGTGTTCACCGTCGTCTTCGCGCTCGGGACGGGAATCGCCGGCGCGGCGGGCGTGCTGCTCGCCTGGGACCCCTCGTGGGGGGCGTCGGTCCCGCTGGCGGCGGAGACGCTGCTGCCGGCGTTCGTCGTCGTGATCGTCGGCGGCCTCGGCACCTTCCGGGGCACGATCGTCGCCGCCGTGATCGTCGGCATGGTCGACTCGTCGATGACGTGGTGGTTCCAGAACTTCATCGACTTCACCGGCCTGCCGGAGATGGTCGTGTTCCTCGTGCTCGTGATCACGCTGATCGTGAAGCCGCAGGGTCTGTACGGCGTCTCGGAGGTGGGGGGCCATTAG
- the fer gene encoding ferredoxin Fer: MASPYDVLGVDADADDTEVERAYRRRVKEAHPDRGGSVEEFRRVRGAYEAILAGEASPPLEAADGDAPSADAATPEGPTAGGDADAPGSRAPGGAGGDGRDDDADPATRTPGGSRIEYLNYEVLSDHGWSIDDPDLFEKAAAADLHPDDYGKFLAESGETLLEAAENRGYAWPYACRGGACANCAVAVVEGELDATVDNILSEEMVDDGFRLSCIGRPVTGDMRVVYNVKHLPGLDDLRLPADRFERARADD; this comes from the coding sequence GTGGCTTCTCCGTACGACGTACTGGGGGTCGACGCCGACGCGGACGATACGGAGGTCGAGCGGGCCTACCGTCGCCGGGTGAAGGAGGCGCATCCCGACCGCGGCGGCTCCGTCGAGGAGTTCCGTCGCGTCCGCGGGGCCTACGAGGCGATACTGGCGGGCGAGGCGTCGCCTCCGCTGGAGGCCGCCGACGGCGACGCCCCGAGTGCCGACGCCGCCACTCCCGAGGGTCCGACCGCCGGCGGCGACGCCGATGCGCCCGGATCGCGCGCGCCCGGCGGAGCGGGCGGAGACGGTCGCGACGACGACGCGGACCCGGCGACGCGCACGCCCGGCGGCTCGCGTATCGAGTACCTGAACTACGAGGTGCTGTCCGACCACGGCTGGTCGATCGACGATCCGGACCTGTTCGAGAAGGCCGCCGCCGCTGACCTCCACCCCGACGACTACGGGAAGTTCCTCGCGGAGTCGGGAGAGACGCTGCTCGAGGCCGCCGAGAACCGCGGGTACGCGTGGCCGTACGCCTGCCGCGGCGGCGCGTGCGCGAACTGCGCCGTCGCGGTCGTCGAGGGCGAACTCGACGCCACCGTCGACAACATCCTCTCGGAGGAGATGGTCGATGACGGGTTCCGGCTGTCGTGTATCGGTCGACCCGTGACCGGCGACATGCGCGTCGTCTACAACGTCAAGCACCTGCCGGGGCTCGACGACCTCCGACTCCCCGCAGACCGGTTCGAGCGCGCGAGAGCCGACGACTGA
- a CDS encoding acyl-CoA dehydrogenase family protein: MATFPEDDALVGEYTVPDDVRPVVDRVVSFIEEEVLPYEEEHADDIGGPLDYLDDDGLMKPETRAMQAEIRRRSADEGLYALHLPEEVGGGGLSNREHFYVQEAVFRYGTGHGSSVARSMMAWTEGPSPALLHLDEDQREEWLEPLVNGRKTACIGITEPGAGSDVTAISTTAERDGDGWVLNGDKRYITNGPFADTAQILAKVEDADGPAHETMGMFLVDTDNSGYEVGQPNLNIMMDGITSDVHLRDCRVDGDQLVGEVGDGLPLALSWVNWRRAGRAGMCAGMGRYLLDRMLTYAKERETFGEPIGTNQAVQWPIVETATEIHALREFGTSLLGAYDAEANLSDLDQPETARRKLSMLKYYPEDLLFDWADRAIQVLGGYGLMRAGGVERVFRVARNLRIPAGTTEVQKRTIAKTLGLE, encoded by the coding sequence ATGGCTACGTTTCCGGAGGACGACGCGCTCGTCGGTGAGTACACGGTTCCCGACGACGTGCGGCCGGTCGTCGACCGCGTCGTCTCGTTCATCGAGGAGGAGGTCCTCCCGTACGAGGAGGAACACGCCGACGACATCGGCGGTCCGCTCGACTACCTCGACGACGACGGCCTCATGAAGCCCGAGACCCGAGCGATGCAAGCGGAGATCCGCAGGCGGAGCGCCGACGAGGGGCTGTACGCGCTTCACCTCCCCGAGGAGGTCGGCGGCGGCGGCCTGTCGAACCGCGAGCACTTCTACGTGCAGGAGGCCGTCTTCCGCTACGGCACCGGCCACGGGTCGAGCGTCGCCCGCTCGATGATGGCGTGGACCGAGGGGCCGTCGCCGGCCCTGCTCCACCTCGACGAGGACCAGCGCGAGGAGTGGCTCGAACCCCTCGTGAACGGCCGCAAGACGGCCTGCATCGGCATCACCGAACCCGGGGCGGGGTCGGACGTGACCGCCATCTCGACGACCGCCGAGCGCGACGGCGACGGCTGGGTGCTCAACGGCGACAAGCGCTACATCACGAACGGCCCGTTCGCCGACACCGCGCAGATCCTCGCGAAGGTGGAGGACGCCGACGGCCCGGCCCACGAGACGATGGGGATGTTCCTCGTCGACACCGACAACTCCGGGTACGAGGTGGGTCAGCCGAACCTCAACATCATGATGGACGGCATCACCTCGGACGTCCACCTCCGCGACTGCCGGGTCGACGGCGACCAGCTCGTCGGCGAGGTCGGCGACGGCCTCCCGCTGGCGCTGTCGTGGGTGAACTGGCGTCGCGCCGGCCGCGCCGGGATGTGCGCCGGGATGGGGCGGTACCTCCTCGACCGGATGCTCACCTACGCGAAAGAGCGCGAGACGTTCGGCGAGCCGATCGGCACCAATCAGGCGGTGCAATGGCCGATCGTCGAGACCGCGACCGAGATACACGCCCTGCGCGAGTTCGGGACCTCGCTGCTGGGGGCGTACGACGCCGAGGCGAACCTCTCGGACCTCGACCAGCCGGAAACCGCTCGCCGGAAGCTCTCGATGCTGAAGTACTACCCCGAGGACCTGCTGTTCGACTGGGCGGACCGCGCGATCCAGGTGTTGGGCGGCTACGGGCTGATGCGCGCCGGCGGGGTCGAGCGCGTGTTCCGGGTCGCCAGGAACCTCCGGATCCCCGCGGGGACGACGGAGGTGCAGAAGCGGACCATCGCGAAGACGCTCGGCCTGGAGTGA